The genomic segment CTGTTGTTTTACCTCAGGGTAAGTTTAGTGAATTCTTAAAGCTTGAAGGCAAAGATAGGCGTGATATGCTTGAAAGGTTGTTTAACCTTCAACAATTTGGAGACAATTTATCCAGAAAACTTAGTGCAAAGATAAGCAAAGAGCGAACTGATAGCAATATTTTGGCTGGACAATTAAGTGGATACAACGATGTAAGTCCAGAAAAATTAAAAGAAAAGGAAGATTCTTTTAATGAATTAAAAAATAAGCTGGAAGCTTTGAAAAAGGAATTAGATATAATAGAAAAGAAGCATAAAGAAAATGAAGAAATATGGAAGCTACAGCTTGATTTATTAGAGTATAAAAATAAAGAACAAAAATTAAAGGAAAAAGAGGAAAAGATAAATTCATATCTAGAAAAGATAAAGCTAGGTGAAGCAGGCGCAAAGGTGCTACCTTATTTAAATGCATTTGAAAGCACTAGAAAAGCCTTTGATAAAAATGAGATTGAGTTAGAAGAATTAAAATTAAAGATAGATAATATAAAAGAAGAAAAAGAAAAAATCGAGCAACTTTGGTGTATGGCAAAAGATAAAAAAGAGAATAAACTTCCTCAATTAATGATGCAGGAACAAAAAGTTAAAGATGCTATTGAAGAAAAGAATTTGATACGTGAGATAGAAAATAAAATAGATTTATTAAAGGCACAAATTAAAGAATGTGATGCTAAAAATAATAGTATACAGAGTGAGCTCATTAAAATAGAAGAAGAAATAAGTAATAAAAATAAATTAATAAAAGAAGACGAAAAAACATATGATAACTTGAAAATTGAAGAAAGCTTAAAAGAGGCAGTTCAAGAAGGAATAATTGTAGAAGAAAAGTTAGAAAAAATAAATGGAATTCTAGTTAAGGATAAGCAAAAGAAAGCAGCTATTGAAAAAGAAAATAGTGAAACTATACTTAAAGGAAAAGCTTTAAGAGAAGTTTTAGATAAAGAAAAAAAGAGTTTAGAAGATAAAGAGAAACAATATGAGTTTTTACTTAAAAATTCGCCAGGTGAACAAAAAGATTTGGTTAATTTAAAACAGTTGATAGTGGAAAATGAGCAAAAATGGAGTAGTTATGTAAAGCTGAACAAAGAAATAGATTTCTCTAGAGAAGAGATAAAAAACTTACAAATAGATATATTAAGTAGAAGAGAAGAAGAAAAGCAACTTGAAAAAGAACTAGAGGAAATAAAGAATACTCAAAAGGAGATTATGAGAGAAAATTTAGCACATACTCTTAGACAGGAACTTAAAGATGGAGATACATGTCCTGTATGTGGTTCAACTCATCATATGAAAGAAAATATTAGGATCTTTGAAGTTCAAGATGTGGAGAATATAGAGGAAAAAATAAAACTAAAAGAAAATTCAATAAAGATTATTAGTAGTAAAATAACTCAAGGTGAAACTAAGATAAATAGTTTTAACGAAAAAATTAAAGTTAATCTTGAAGAAATTGAAAAGCTTGGAACTGCGTTTAAGGAAAAACCTTTGGAAGAGTTAAAGCAGGGATTTATAGATTTAGAAAAAGCTTTAGAAAGTTATTTTAAAGATAAAGAAGAACTTGAAAAAAGTGTTAATAAGCTAAGGAATGAAATTAATATAAAAACTGGAGAAATAAATGAATTACGGGCAGTAGTTAGAACTAACCAAAGACAGCTTGAAGATTTGGAAAAGAGTATTACAGAAAATACAGAAGAATTGAATATTCTAAGAAATAGATTGGATTCGCTGAGAGCAAAGACATTAGTAAGTGATTTTAATAAAAAAAGCGAAGAAATTAAAGCCGTTGAAAAAGAGCGGGAAAGATTATCAAAGGTTATTAAAGCTAATAGAGAGCTAATAGAAAAGTTAGAAAAGAATAAAGAAAATTTAAGTAATGAAGTACTATTAGTAAAAGAAAACTTAACTAAGCATAATACAGAATTAAGTAGTTACGAAAAAAGTAAAGAAGAAAAAATACAAGCGATAAAGAATAAGGTTGATAATGCAGATGATCTGGTTTCACTATTACATAAAATTCAGGAGAATATTGAAAATATTAATAGTGAGTTTAAGGAAAGCGAAAACAATAAAAATAAAATAGAGAAAGAATTTAATGAAAACAATGAGAGATTAATTTCTGTAATCAGTAAATATAAAGAATTAAGTAAACGAAAAAAAGATGAAGAAGCTCAGTTAGAAGTTGCAATAGACAGTGAAGGTTTTAAGTCACTTGACGATGTTAAAAAAAATATAATTGGAAAAGAAGAAATTAATGATTATAAATTAAAAGTAGAAAGTTATAAAAGTGAAGTATCAAAAGTAAATGGAGCAATTGAAAGTTTACTTAATAAAATAGATGGTAAAGAGTTAAGTGAAGAAGAATATACAGAAATAAAACTCTTAAAAGATATTAAAGAAAAAGAGTTCAATGAAATTAATGAAGAGAAAATTAAGTTAGATGAAGAATTAAAAAACATAAAAAATAAGCTGGAAGAACAGAAAGACCTCTTAGATAAAAAGATGAAACTAGAACATAAATTGGCTCTTCTTGGTGATTTAGAAAAGTTATTTAAGGGAAAGAAATTTGTTGAGTTTGTAGCAGCAAGTAAGCTTAAGTATGTTTCAGTTGAAGCATCTAAGAGATTAAAAGAGATAACTCATGGAAATTATGGACTAGAGGTTGATGATAATAGCAGATTTATAATTAGAGATTATAAAAATGGTGGAGCCAAGAGAGATTCTACTACTTTATCAGGAGGGGAAACATTTTTAGCATCTTTATCATTAGCTTTGGCATTATCAGCACAGATTCAGCTTAAGGGGACAGCACCATTAGAATTATTTTTCCTTGATGAAGGATTTGGTACCTTAGATGACGATCTGCTTGAAGTTGTCATGAATTCATTAGAAAGGATTCATAATGAAAAATTAAAGGTCGGCATAATAAGTCACGTTGAAGCAATAAAGAATAGAGTACCAGTGAAACTTATGATTACTCCTGCAGAATCAGGTATGGGCGGAAGTAAAGTTAGAATTGAGAGAAACTAAATTTATAAAAATAACAAGTTATTATATTAATATATAGCTTGTTGTTTTTTGTGTAAATTGGTAATTAAGTGCTATAATATACATTGTAATTAGATTACGAAAATAAAAAATTCAATAAATATTAGAGGCGATTTTAAATGTTTAATTGTAAGTCTAACTTGATTTTATCTTTTCATAATTCTTCAGATAAAATTAATATTAGAAAAACTATTAGACCTTGTAAATGCAATAGGCCTATTTATTTTATTCCAACGTGAATGTACATTCTTAAAATGTGAATTAAATACATTGTAAGAAAATGAAAAATAAATTTTTAGGAGGTACTTATAATGGAGGAATTAAATTTAACTAAAAGAATAAAAACAGCT from the Clostridium beijerinckii genome contains:
- a CDS encoding AAA family ATPase, whose translation is MRPIKLRIKGLNSFMDEQIIDFDKLTDRGFFGIFGPTGSGKSTILDGITLALYGNVSRKSSNFINTNCDRLNVNFEFQISGSEIRKYIIDREFKRKKDGGISSGKCKIVEVTSSEEEILADGVKTINKKVEEIVGLNLEDFSRTVVLPQGKFSEFLKLEGKDRRDMLERLFNLQQFGDNLSRKLSAKISKERTDSNILAGQLSGYNDVSPEKLKEKEDSFNELKNKLEALKKELDIIEKKHKENEEIWKLQLDLLEYKNKEQKLKEKEEKINSYLEKIKLGEAGAKVLPYLNAFESTRKAFDKNEIELEELKLKIDNIKEEKEKIEQLWCMAKDKKENKLPQLMMQEQKVKDAIEEKNLIREIENKIDLLKAQIKECDAKNNSIQSELIKIEEEISNKNKLIKEDEKTYDNLKIEESLKEAVQEGIIVEEKLEKINGILVKDKQKKAAIEKENSETILKGKALREVLDKEKKSLEDKEKQYEFLLKNSPGEQKDLVNLKQLIVENEQKWSSYVKLNKEIDFSREEIKNLQIDILSRREEEKQLEKELEEIKNTQKEIMRENLAHTLRQELKDGDTCPVCGSTHHMKENIRIFEVQDVENIEEKIKLKENSIKIISSKITQGETKINSFNEKIKVNLEEIEKLGTAFKEKPLEELKQGFIDLEKALESYFKDKEELEKSVNKLRNEINIKTGEINELRAVVRTNQRQLEDLEKSITENTEELNILRNRLDSLRAKTLVSDFNKKSEEIKAVEKERERLSKVIKANRELIEKLEKNKENLSNEVLLVKENLTKHNTELSSYEKSKEEKIQAIKNKVDNADDLVSLLHKIQENIENINSEFKESENNKNKIEKEFNENNERLISVISKYKELSKRKKDEEAQLEVAIDSEGFKSLDDVKKNIIGKEEINDYKLKVESYKSEVSKVNGAIESLLNKIDGKELSEEEYTEIKLLKDIKEKEFNEINEEKIKLDEELKNIKNKLEEQKDLLDKKMKLEHKLALLGDLEKLFKGKKFVEFVAASKLKYVSVEASKRLKEITHGNYGLEVDDNSRFIIRDYKNGGAKRDSTTLSGGETFLASLSLALALSAQIQLKGTAPLELFFLDEGFGTLDDDLLEVVMNSLERIHNEKLKVGIISHVEAIKNRVPVKLMITPAESGMGGSKVRIERN